The Lewinella sp. 4G2 nucleotide sequence CGGCCCGGACGAAGACGTAGGACGCGGCATCCCAGGTGTCTTCCCGCATGTTGGAGTTGCTGTATTCGGAACCATTAGCCCCGTCCATGTTACGGGTCTCCGCCACGGTGAAGCAGAGGTAAAGGACGTTGGTCGCCCCACCGCAGGAGGTGATGTCGATGTCCGTAAAGCTGAGTAGTTCACCGGCCAGATCCACCGAACAGCCGGGGGCGGAATCCATGTCGCGGACACCAAAGAAAGTGCCGCTGGCGGCCCCGTAGACGAAGTCGGACCGGACGGGATTACTACAACTGCCCCCGTTCTCACACACGAGGCCGAAGTAGTCGTTATTATCCATCGTGCAGCTCATGTCGAAAGCTGGCGGATTGGTGGTATTGGCCCCGTCGAAGTCCTCCGTCCAAATTTGAGCGGAGAGGAAGAGGGGAAAGAAGCATAGAAGAGCAAGTAGAGTTCGTAGCATAATCGAAGTTAGGTTGATCGCCAAAGGACGAATGAAATCGATTGTAATATATAACGGTTTCATTTACAGACAGGCAGAGAGCGACTTGTTAGATAATTTTAGTCCTTCCGGTGGATGATTTACCCCCCTTAAACGAATTTCTGCTCTTTCTGAGCCGATCGAACTCTAAGTCACTGGCTACCGCTTTACTAAGTACAGAACCGGTGCCAATGAACCAATTACACGATGCTCCCCATGTCAGTGCCCAGTTACCCCTGGACCACGCGGAGGAGCCCATCAGCCAATCCGTAGCCCCACCGGTTGCTACATTTACTCAGCGCGCAAATACCATCGGCCGGCCCGCCAAATTGTGGAAACCCAAGCACGTCTACTTCACGGCCGCCGCCTGGGAGGAAGAGCACGGCCGCCGCATTGCGGAACGGTTGGATCAACTTGGCGTCAACTACGAGCGCCTGAGCAAGAATCGGTTGCCCCGGCTAAAGGGCAACACGGTGCGGGAGACCTACCAAAAATCCAAGAACACCCTCGCCATCGTGAACGCGCCCCCGAGTGCAATGCGCCTGACGCCCATCCCGCCTTCCGCCGACTGGCAATTCCACCTCGCGAAGGGCTGCCCGGCGCACTGTCAGTATTGCTACCTGGCAGGAAGCCTGCCGGGTGCACCGATCACTCGTGTGTACGGCAACCTGGAACAGATCCTGGAGAACAACGTGAACTACATTCAACCTGGGGAAGGAACGACCAGCTTTGAAGCCAGCTGCTACACCGATCCACTCGGTTTAGAGCACCTTACCGGTTCCCTCAGCCGGACGATCGAATGGTTCGGTACCCAGCCCCAGGCGACCCTGCGTTGGGTGACGAAGTACGACGACGTCACCCCACTCCTCGGTCTGACCCACAATGGCCACACCCGGAGCCGCATCAGCCTCAATGCCGAGTGGGTCACCCGCCGCTTGGAGGGTGGCACTGCTGATCTTACGGCCCGCATCGAGGCCCTCCGCCGTCTTTGTGGCGCAGGCTATAAAGTAGGTATCGTGCTCGCTCCCATCATGCCCTTCCCCGGTTGGCAGGAGAGCTACGTCGAGGTGCTCGACCGCACTCAGGAAGCAGTAGGGGAGGGGTGCGACGTTACCTTCGAACTCATCACCCACCGCTTCACCCCCGGCTCCAAACAGGTGCTATTAGATTGGTACCCCAACACGAAGTTGGACCTGAGCGAAGAGGGGCGGCGCAAGAAGTTTAATAAATTCGGTGGCCACAAATTCGTCTATCAGAAAGAGCAGTTAGGCGAGCTCAAAGAATGGATGTACCGGGAGATCGGTGCCCGCTTTGGGGAGGAGACAATTCTTTACTTTACCTAGGAAAGTAGGCGCAAGTCAAATTCAAAACCGGGGAGCACGTCTTCGCCGGTGATGGTTTGGTTGAGCGGGGAAACGATCTTGACGGAGCTATCGGCCCGGTAGATCCAGAGCTTATCCGCATCGACGTCGATGAGCCAGGCCAGTTTTACGCCGTTAGCGATCCAGGTTGTGCGCATCCGCAAATCATTCACAAATCCTGAGCGCGTTGGATCAACGACCTCTACGACGAAGTCAGGTACTAGACCGGCGAATTTAGTTAACTCGGTCCAGGATATCGATGCCATCGTTTCTACTGATACGTACGTTACCGATGCTGTTCTTACGGAGGTATCTGGAAGGGTAAAACCAGCTTTACTACCGAATGCCTGGCCACCGTGCTGACGACAGTACATGGTAAGATCCGCAGCCACTGCTGCCACAGCTGATCCAGTCTTCGTAAAGACCGGCGTGCTGATTATTATAGAGCCATTTTCGTTCCGCTCACAAAATATATCCGGATGCTCAGCGCAGAAATTCCAAAAATCTTCCTCCGAGAATTGTTTCGTGGTGCGCAGTGGATAACAGGCCAAAGGAAGATCAGCGCAATACGTTGGTGAGGTCATACTTGTAAGTTAGGAACTCCTCACTCAAACCAAACACTCACCTCTCCCAAACCCTTCCGTTCAATCACAGGAACCTGCGCGTCCTCCGCGGGGTAACCGACGGGGAGGAGCAGAAAGGGGCGTTCGTTCGCAGGGCGCTTGAGAATTTGTTGCAGGAAGTTCATCGGGCTGGGGGTGTGCGTTACGGTCACCAGGCCAGCGTGGTGGATGGCGGCGATGAGGAAACCACAGGCCAGGCCCACGGATTCATTCACGTAGTAGTTCTTTTCCCGCTCCCCGTCCGGCCCAATATCGTAGGCCTTTTTAAAGGCGACGATGAGGTAGGGCGCCGTCGTCAGGAAGGGCTTTTCCCAGTCCGTCCCAAATTTCTTCAGGTCTACCAGCCAGTCGTCGGACATCCGGCCGTGGTAATTTTCGTACTCCTCCTTCTCCGCCGCCTCGCGGATCTTGGCCTTCATCACGGGGTCACTGATCACGCAAAATGTCCATGGTTGTTTGTGGGCGCCACTCGGTGCGGAGGAGGCCGTTTGCAGCAGGTACTCAATCACCTCCTTCGCCACCGGTCGGTCGCTGAATTCTCGCACGGTCCGCCGTTCGTTCAGCTCCTCAAATAGTTGGCGCGCCCGCAGGTGCATGGTTTCGGGGGAACGTTCCGTAAAGGCAAGGGGAGTAAACCCAAGATCAGAATTAGCCATGCCACGAAGGTAGGCACCGCAGTGGAAGCGTAATGCGGCTGGTGGGTGAAGGCATAGAAAAAGGGTGTGAAGCGACAAGCTCCACACCCTTTTTGGGAAGGTAATTGGGTCTAAAATCTAACTTCTAGAATCTTCAGACTACAAAGAATTATCTACCACCCCTTCACTCTCCACTGGTGCCAGCGGATCCGCATCAGAAGGCCGTGGGCCAATCAAGCGCACCAGGTCCTTACTGGAAAGCACTTCTTTGTCTAGCAGTTCCTTCGCCAGCAGCTCCACCTCGGCGCGCTTCTCCCGGAGGAGATCCTGCGCCCGCTGGTACTGCCCTTCGAGGAGGGCACGTACCTGGTTGTCGATCAGCGTAGCCGTATCGTCGGAGTAGGGGCGTTGGTAACCATTCTGGCTCATGCCGTAAAAGCTGACTTGGCCAACCTTATCGTTCATACCGTAGACGGTGATCATGTCGTATGCCTGCTTCGTTACCTTATCGAGGTCGTTCTGGGCGCCGGTACTGATCTTGCCGAAGAAAACCTCTTCCGCCGCGCGGCCACCGAAGGTCATGCACATCATGTCCAGCATCTGTTCGGTGCGGGTGATGTACTGCTCCTTGGGTAAGTACTGGGCGTAACCGAGTGCGGCCACACCACGGGGGACGATCGTCACCTTCACCAGAGGACTGGCGTGTTCCAGGAACCAACCACAGATGGCGTGGCCAGCTTCGTGATAGGCGATGATCTCCTTTTCCTCGGGATTGATGAGCTTGTTCTTTTTCTCGAGGCCACCGATCACTTTATCGAGGGCGTAGTTGAAGTCGTTCAGCGTAATGCTGGTCTGGTTACGGCGCGCGGCAATCAGGGCCGCCTCATTACAGATGTTGGCGATCTCCGCACCGGCAAAACCGGGCGTCATTTCCGCCAGCGTAAAGGCATCCACGAGGTTCTCGTCGATCTTGATCGTCTTGAGGTGAACCTTGAAGATGGCCTCCCGTCCTTTCAAGTCCGGACGGTCGATACCAATTTGGCGATCGAAACGGCCCGGGCGGAGGAGGGCACTGTCCAACACGTCGGGCCGGTTGGTTGCGGCCATCAGGATGACGCCTTTATCCGTGGAGAAACCGTCCATCTCTACGAGGAGCTGGTTGAGGGTGTTCTCCCGTTCGTCGTTACCACCCTGCATGGCACCCTTTCCGCGGGCGCGGCCGATGGCGTCGATCTCATCAATAAAGATGATACAGGGGGCCTTTTCTCGGGCCTGCTTGAAGAGGTCCCGTACGCGGCTGGCACCTACGCCGACGAACATCTCCACAAAGTCCGAACCGGACATCGTAAAGAAGGGAACGCCCGCTTCACCGGCGACGGCTTTGGCGAGGAGGGTTTTACCCGTTCCGGGAGGGCCCACCAGGAGGACACCTTTGGGGATCTTACCACCGAGGGCGGTATACTTCTTGGGGTTCTTGAGGAAGTCGACGACCTCCATCACTTCTTCCTTGGCTTCGTCGAGACCCGCCACGTCGGCGAAAGTGACGTTCACTTTAGAGTTCTGATCGAACAGCGTCGCCTTGGATTTTCCGATGTTGAAGATCTGTCCGCCAGGACCGCCGGCGCCGCCACCCATCCGGCGCATGATGAAGACCCAGAGTAGTACGAGGAGACCGATGGGGAGTACCCAACCCAGGATGCTACCCAAAATATCGGCACGTTCTACGGGGATGATCGGAATTCGCTCGTCGAAAGGTACATCGTTGCGGTCCTGCGCCTCATCCATGAAACGGGTGAAGTTGTCGGCGGTGATGACTTCCATGCGGTAGTCGTAGCGCTTGCCGCCGAGACCCTTATCGGCCGCGTCCTTGTAGGCGTTGCCTTCTTTCTTTTCCGAATCGATGTAGATCTCGGCGTGCTTGCCGTTGACCAGCTCGACCTTGGTGATCGCGCCTTCATCTTCGATCATCTGCAGGAGGCGTTTTTTGTCGATATCGACGTTGGCACCACCCGTCAGGCTGGAGAGAACGAGCGCTAGCAGCACGAGGGACATGATCGCGTAGAGCCAGTAACTCTGGAGCTTGTTCCCGCCCCCTTCGGGCTTCTTATCTTTCTTGTTCGTGTTCATATATGTTTGGCTAACGCACGATGCCTGATTTCGTTGGCTCGTGTTGGGGCGTATTTACGTTATGTTGGGATCGTGACCGTCCTTGGTCTCTAGCGATTATACCCGTGCATTGTTCGCGTAAAACACGGCTAATCCCGGGCGTAGAAGAACCCCGACCACTTAGTTGGGCCGGGTAGAAAGGGCCAAGGTGCGGCGGAGGAAGGCGGGGCGTGGCCCTACACGTCTTCGTAAGTCGTGAACTCGCCGTCGCTCCACAAGTCCTCCAGTTCGTAGAAGGCCCGCGTTTCGGGGTAGAAGACGTGGATGATGGTATCGAAGTAGTCCAGACAGACCCACTTGGCGACGAGGCCGCCATTGACGCTCTTCGGGTGCTCGCTGAGTTCGCGCTTCAGCCGCATCTGGATATTGTCCGCAATGGAAGCGACCTGGGTGACGGATTCACCTTCGCAGACGACGAAAAAGTCCGTAGGCCGGTCCGTTAGTTTACGCAGATCGATCTTGACGATGTTCTTCGCCTTGATGTCCTGCATGGCATCGACGATGACGTCCAGCCGTTGATTCATTCTTTCGGTAACGTTGCCCGATGACAACTTGATGGAAGTATTCAAATTACTTGTTTAGTGAAGGGATTGGTAGCAAGTACCGTGCCAGGGAAACCGGTGGCGGAGCCCATAAGGTCAGTCCCGTTCCGTATTTTCGGCGATAATTACTTAAAGTTACAGCCGGCCGACATTGAAAGAAAGTAACACCCGGGTTTTTCCGAAAGTTTCCCACCACTTCCCTGCCACCGGTAGCACGAATGACCTGGCCGTAGCCGCGCTTTCCTCCCCCCATCCCCCGGCCCACGGGGCGGTCTTTATTACGGACGACCAGTCCGCCGGCCGGGGGCAGGGCACGAACGCCTGGCATTCTTCTCCGTACGCCAACCTCACCTTTAGCTTGGTCACCCGCCCCTCCCACCTCACCGTGGGGCAGGTCTTTGCGTTGAGCCAGGTTGCGGCACTGGCCGTGGCCCAAACGGTTGACGCTTTCCTCGGTCCCACACACCGCACCCGCGCGAGCGCCAAACTTGTCCCGCATCATATCGGGAGCAGCGCCCAAAACCTTGACGGAATAAGCGTAAAATGGCCGAACGATGTATACGTCGGGAAGCGTAAGATCGCCGGCATCCTCATCCAAAATGGACTCCGCGGTAGCGCCCTAGACTGGTCCGTGATTGGCATCGGATTGAACGTGAATGAAACCGACTTCCCGTCGGAACTAAAGGCCACCGCCACGAGCCTCCGCGCCCTGACCAGTACGACCTTTGACCTGGGAACCGTCCTCAAACAATTGCTAACCGACCTCGCCAATCAATACGAAAAAATGAGCAGCAGCGCGGGCCTCGCGCTTCTGGACCGAAATTATGAAGATCGACTTTACCGACGCGGCGTCCCCAGTGAGTTCCGGCACGTGGCGACGGGGAAGGTGTTTACCGGGGTTATTGAGGGGGTGAATGATCGTGGCCAATTGGTGGTGCGGATGGCTGGTGGGCGGGCTAGTGCGTTTGATTTGCGGGAGGTACGGTTATTAGTTTCTAGTAGGTAGTTTCTAGTTTCTAGAAACCCACCACTAGAAACTAGTAACTAAACACTAGAAACTAATAATCCTCCAGCAACTCCAACCCTTGCTCGATCCCTCGCTCCACCGGCGCCACGCCGTCGCGCATCCACCTAGGCATGGGTGCCTCCATGAGGTAGTGGTCGAAGAATTGTTCCATACGGGTCTGGAAGTCGGCGCGGTTGGGAGTTTTGACGGGCCAGTGGGGCTCGCCGCGGTAGTTGAGGAGCCAGGCGGGTTTGCCGAGGCGGCGCAGGGCCGTGAACCACTCGATGCCCTGGTACCACGGCACGGCCCCGTCGGCGTCGTTGTGCAGGATTAGGAGCGGCGTGTTGATCTTGTCCGTCGTGAAGATCGGGCTGTTTTCGAGGTAGCGCAGCGGGTACTCCCAGGGGCTGCCGCCGATGCGCGACTGGGTTTTCTCGTACTGAAACTGCCGGCTCAGGCCCGAACCCCAGCGGATGCCCCCGTAAGCAGAAAACATGTTGACGACCGGCGCGCCGGACTCCACGGCCGCAAATAGATCCGTTTTCGTAACGAGGTAAGCCGCCTGATAACCACCCCAACTGTGGCCCTGGAGGCCGATGCGTTCGCGGTCAATAAAGCCCTCGCCGAGGAGGCTCGTAACACCGCTCATCACGCAGTCGTAGGCGCTTTCGCCGGGGTATCCGACGCGGTAAACGACGTCCGGATTGAAGATCACGTAGCCCTTGCTGGCGTAGTGGGAATAGTTGATGGAACTCCGGCCGGGCGTAGGCGTGCGGTGGCGGTGGACACTTTCGCTGTTGCGCTCGTAGAAGTTGACGAGCAGTGGGTACTGTTTATTCGGGTCGAAGCCGTCAGGTTTGATGAGCAAGCCCTGCAAGGTGCGGCCCTGGTTGTCGATCCAGCTGTAATTCTCGGCGGAGCCCCAGCGGAAATTGGCCTGCTGTGGGTTGGCAATGGAGACGCGGGTTGCCGGCAGGTTTCTGGCGAAGAGGTCATCGGTATACTGCAGGTCAGGGAACTGCCGGAAGTCAGCTTCACTAAAAACGAGAGCTTCTGCGGAGCGCGCCCGCATAAAATCTCCGTAGGTCTTTGGGCCAGAACGGAGGATGAGTACGTCGCCGTTGCTCACGTCCATCCAGCCCATCCCGGCGTGTTTGTTGTTTTCGTTGAACATCGTGACGAACTGGTCCTTGCGCGGGTCGATGAAGGGGTCCTCCCGGTCCAGATCCCGCAGGGCGTAGCGGATTTGGTTGGCGCGCCCCCGTGTCAGCCGCGTGGCGTCGTCGCGGCCGCTCGCGTCGAGTTTCCAGAGGTCGTAGCGGTCGCTGACGAGGAAGTGTTGCCCGTCTTCCAGCGTGCCAGCCATGCCGTAGGCGCGGGGGTGCATGGGCCGGTCGTTGAGTTCGTCGTAGAAAATACCGGTGGCGTTGGTCGTTAGCGTGTGCAGCTGGCCGTTGCTCGGGTCGAAGCTGTTCCAGGTCGTATCCGTTTGGTTGTACCACACGAGATAATTGCCGCCGGCGAGGAAGCGAGCGGGGGCAACTTCACCGCGGGGCACTTCCGTCTCGTCACCGTTATCCAGGTTAATCACTTTGAGGTCGCGGCCACCGGGGTAGCCTTCCCACATGGTTTGTTTGGCGTAAGGCCGGTCGTCGTAGACCGCGACGCAATCGCCGTTCATTTCGGGTGGGGTAACGACGTAGGGGTAAGCCTCCTCTGCGAGTTGCCGCACCCGCCCACTTTCGGTGCGGTAGACGGCGAGGTAGGTAGCCTTTTTGTCGTCGGAGAGGTTCACATTTTGCTGGGTGTAGAGCCGCGGCTCTTCCGTGCGCCAGATCTCGACGTCGGCAATCTCATCTTCGAGCAGAGTCGTATCCCGTTCGGCGCGGCGGGGCCGGTTGCCGAAGAAGAGGCTCTTACCGTCGGTGCTGAAACGGGGCCGGTAATCCTTACTGATGGCGTAGCCGGCGTCACCGTAGTCTTGGCCCGCCGTGGGGTCCGTTACGTTTCCGCGGTCGGCGCTCCAGTACTGGAGGGTGTAGGGTTTTTGCGCGTCTTCACCGTCATCGGTGGCGGAGAGGTAGGCGGCCTGGCGGCCGTCGCTACTCAGGGCGAGGCCGGTGAAGTCGAGGCTATCCTGTTCCAGCGCCCGCCACTCCAGTTCGCGGGTGTCGAGGCGGTGAACGCCGGCCGTCCAGGTGCTGTCCTTATCGGTCTGGTGGGCGAGCAGGACGGGTTCGTCGCGCGCCCAAACGTAGCTCATGACGCCTTCGAGGTAGAAGCTGTCCTGATTCGCGAAGTTTCTCACCACCAGGCGTTTAGCTTTCTTGTCCAGGCTTTTCGTGAGCGAATCGGGCAGGATGCTTTCCGTCAGGTAGGCGTAGCTGCGCGCATCCCGTTCCGGCATCTTTACGCCATGTACGTGGGGGGTGACGACGGGTTCCGGCTGGCCCAGGTTCCAGACGAGGAGGCTGTCCATTTTGGCGAGTTGGTCCTTCGCTTTTTTCTTCTCCTTCAGTTTGATCCGCCGCACTTCCTCGCGGGCGGGTTTGAGGATGCCCACTACATTTTTTCCGTCGTAACTCAGCGTTGCGCCGTGGAGGCGGGGGAAGCGCCGCTCAGTTTGCTTCCGCACGTCGTAGAGCACGGCCACCGGGTCGCCTACGTCCTTGGTCAGTGTATACAGTACGTAGTTCCCGTCGGCGCTCAGTTGCTCGTTGGTGATCCGGTTCCAGCGCTGCATGTCCTTTACCGTGATGGCTTTGCCGTTTGGGTTGGGTGGGTTTTGGGTGCCGGCTCCGCTTCTTTGTGGGGCGAGTTGGGCGCTGGCGCAGGTGCAGAGCAAGGGCAGGAAGAGGAGAAGGGTAGCGTACCGCATGGTGGGGGAGGGTTGGGGTGGGTAAGATACGTTTTTGGGTTGGGGGGGATTGATTGACTACTGTAGGATAGGTCCTTGGAGCGTCCGACGGTACGAGGATCTCCAAGCGTCCGGTGTTGTTGGTCAATACCGGACGCTTGGAGGAACTCCCCACTTGCTGCGCGCGTGGGGAGCACGCTCCAAGGACCTGGGGGCGGCGTGGGGATTGATTAGCTACTGTATTCTAGGTCCTTGGAACGTCCGACGGTAGGAGGTTTTCCAAGCGTTCGGTGATGGAGGGGTAGGGTTCCTGCGGTGGAATTCAAACTATTAATAATGAGGGGATGCAATTATTAGGCTTTACCGAACCATCCGTTCACTCACTCTTTCAAGCCAACATGGTACAACGCGACATTATTCAGGAACAGATCGAGCAACTTGGGCGCGTCCTGGGTAAGATCCTGGCGGACTTTTTGAAGCTTAGAACAAATGCTGACCCAGTACAGGCAATCTCCATAACGCAGGAGGAATTGCGTGAGCAGGTGGGCTTCGACTTCCCACATTTTACGACGTTGGATGGAGCTGCCGCCCTTGCTTACGTTACGCAACTTGAACTAACGGGCGAACACCTCGATCACCTAGCCAAATTTGCTGTCCAAGTTGCGGAGGCGCAACCACTAGGCCGAAAAGAGAACCTACGAAGCGCTCTTCGCTTGTTGGATCTGGCCGCATTGCGCTCCGAAACAGTGACGTTTGACCGCATCTTTTTACGGCGGCGGATTGAGGAAGGGCTTGAGGGGGAGTAGATTAGATTGCTTGATTAGTGAAGAGGGAGGAGTTCTTTTTGGGGCCGGTGTTGGGGTGGGATTCTTTAGTTATGTGTTTGGCCGCACGCTCGCAGGACGATTCTATTTCCGCTGCGCTACAACAGCATCGACGCTACGAGGAGCTCGAGGGTAAATTTTAGTAGGTCTAGGTCCTCGTAGCGTCCGACGTAGGAGGTCCTGCGAGCGTCCGGTTGTGTATGACCGCACGCTCGCAGAACGATTCTATTTCCGCTGCGCTACAATAGCATCGACGCTACGAGGAGCTGAATTTTGTCTATGGTAGGACCTTGGAACGTCCGACGATAGGAGGTCTTCCAAGCGTCCGGCTCTGGGGTGCATACGCTAGTTCTCAAAACCTTGAAGAAATATCTTGTCAACCCTCAACTAAGCGTAATGTGATGATGTTAGTTAGTTGAACTAACTAAATTTACTCACTCAAATCTTTCTATCATGAAAGTCATTTTCTACCACGCCGGGTGCCCGGTCTGTCTTGATGCCGAACGGCAAATCCTCCAACTCGTCGATGCTGCGGCTCACGACGTGCAAATCGTTCACCTCGGCGATGAACCGGGCCAAGTGCCTGCTGCCAAACAAGCCGGTGTGAAATCCGTACCGGCGCTCGTCATTGCGGGCAACGGGCCCATTCACCTCAACTTCGGGGCCAGCATGGCTGATCTGGAAGCTTAACCATCCATACACTAATAGTTAGCTAAACTAATTACTGTGAAGTTCTTACTACCCATTTTGCTACTCGTCGGGGCCAACGGCTGCTCTCAGACCGATCCGAATGCTCCCGGAGCGGAGTTTACGGGCAACGCTGATTTCAACATCAACGCTACGGACGTACGGTTTGACGACCAGTTGCAACAATTGATCTTTACCATCACCGTAGATGGAAATGCTGGTGGCACCGTCCCCATGCCAGTTGGTAGCCTGGATGGTGCGCCCGTGCTCGGATATGTCGTCCCCACCACGCTCCGGGCCGAGGACGTTGGATTCGCCCCCACCGAAGGC carries:
- the ftsH gene encoding ATP-dependent zinc metalloprotease FtsH, producing MNTNKKDKKPEGGGNKLQSYWLYAIMSLVLLALVLSSLTGGANVDIDKKRLLQMIEDEGAITKVELVNGKHAEIYIDSEKKEGNAYKDAADKGLGGKRYDYRMEVITADNFTRFMDEAQDRNDVPFDERIPIIPVERADILGSILGWVLPIGLLVLLWVFIMRRMGGGAGGPGGQIFNIGKSKATLFDQNSKVNVTFADVAGLDEAKEEVMEVVDFLKNPKKYTALGGKIPKGVLLVGPPGTGKTLLAKAVAGEAGVPFFTMSGSDFVEMFVGVGASRVRDLFKQAREKAPCIIFIDEIDAIGRARGKGAMQGGNDERENTLNQLLVEMDGFSTDKGVILMAATNRPDVLDSALLRPGRFDRQIGIDRPDLKGREAIFKVHLKTIKIDENLVDAFTLAEMTPGFAGAEIANICNEAALIAARRNQTSITLNDFNYALDKVIGGLEKKNKLINPEEKEIIAYHEAGHAICGWFLEHASPLVKVTIVPRGVAALGYAQYLPKEQYITRTEQMLDMMCMTFGGRAAEEVFFGKISTGAQNDLDKVTKQAYDMITVYGMNDKVGQVSFYGMSQNGYQRPYSDDTATLIDNQVRALLEGQYQRAQDLLREKRAEVELLAKELLDKEVLSSKDLVRLIGPRPSDADPLAPVESEGVVDNSL
- a CDS encoding nitroreductase family protein, with amino-acid sequence MANSDLGFTPLAFTERSPETMHLRARQLFEELNERRTVREFSDRPVAKEVIEYLLQTASSAPSGAHKQPWTFCVISDPVMKAKIREAAEKEEYENYHGRMSDDWLVDLKKFGTDWEKPFLTTAPYLIVAFKKAYDIGPDGEREKNYYVNESVGLACGFLIAAIHHAGLVTVTHTPSPMNFLQQILKRPANERPFLLLPVGYPAEDAQVPVIERKGLGEVSVWFE
- a CDS encoding S9 family peptidase, producing the protein MRYATLLLFLPLLCTCASAQLAPQRSGAGTQNPPNPNGKAITVKDMQRWNRITNEQLSADGNYVLYTLTKDVGDPVAVLYDVRKQTERRFPRLHGATLSYDGKNVVGILKPAREEVRRIKLKEKKKAKDQLAKMDSLLVWNLGQPEPVVTPHVHGVKMPERDARSYAYLTESILPDSLTKSLDKKAKRLVVRNFANQDSFYLEGVMSYVWARDEPVLLAHQTDKDSTWTAGVHRLDTRELEWRALEQDSLDFTGLALSSDGRQAAYLSATDDGEDAQKPYTLQYWSADRGNVTDPTAGQDYGDAGYAISKDYRPRFSTDGKSLFFGNRPRRAERDTTLLEDEIADVEIWRTEEPRLYTQQNVNLSDDKKATYLAVYRTESGRVRQLAEEAYPYVVTPPEMNGDCVAVYDDRPYAKQTMWEGYPGGRDLKVINLDNGDETEVPRGEVAPARFLAGGNYLVWYNQTDTTWNSFDPSNGQLHTLTTNATGIFYDELNDRPMHPRAYGMAGTLEDGQHFLVSDRYDLWKLDASGRDDATRLTRGRANQIRYALRDLDREDPFIDPRKDQFVTMFNENNKHAGMGWMDVSNGDVLILRSGPKTYGDFMRARSAEALVFSEADFRQFPDLQYTDDLFARNLPATRVSIANPQQANFRWGSAENYSWIDNQGRTLQGLLIKPDGFDPNKQYPLLVNFYERNSESVHRHRTPTPGRSSINYSHYASKGYVIFNPDVVYRVGYPGESAYDCVMSGVTSLLGEGFIDRERIGLQGHSWGGYQAAYLVTKTDLFAAVESGAPVVNMFSAYGGIRWGSGLSRQFQYEKTQSRIGGSPWEYPLRYLENSPIFTTDKINTPLLILHNDADGAVPWYQGIEWFTALRRLGKPAWLLNYRGEPHWPVKTPNRADFQTRMEQFFDHYLMEAPMPRWMRDGVAPVERGIEQGLELLEDY
- a CDS encoding biotin--[acetyl-CoA-carboxylase] ligase, with protein sequence MKESNTRVFPKVSHHFPATGSTNDLAVAALSSPHPPAHGAVFITDDQSAGRGQGTNAWHSSPYANLTFSLVTRPSHLTVGQVFALSQVAALAVAQTVDAFLGPTHRTRASAKLVPHHIGSSAQNLDGISVKWPNDVYVGKRKIAGILIQNGLRGSALDWSVIGIGLNVNETDFPSELKATATSLRALTSTTFDLGTVLKQLLTDLANQYEKMSSSAGLALLDRNYEDRLYRRGVPSEFRHVATGKVFTGVIEGVNDRGQLVVRMAGGRASAFDLREVRLLVSSR
- the traF gene encoding conjugal transfer protein TraF; protein product: MMKVIFYHAGCPVCLDAERQILQLVDAAAHDVQIVHLGDEPGQVPAAKQAGVKSVPALVIAGNGPIHLNFGASMADLEA
- a CDS encoding Uma2 family endonuclease, which codes for MTSPTYCADLPLACYPLRTTKQFSEEDFWNFCAEHPDIFCERNENGSIIISTPVFTKTGSAVAAVAADLTMYCRQHGGQAFGSKAGFTLPDTSVRTASVTYVSVETMASISWTELTKFAGLVPDFVVEVVDPTRSGFVNDLRMRTTWIANGVKLAWLIDVDADKLWIYRADSSVKIVSPLNQTITGEDVLPGFEFDLRLLS
- the rsfS gene encoding ribosome silencing factor encodes the protein MNTSIKLSSGNVTERMNQRLDVIVDAMQDIKAKNIVKIDLRKLTDRPTDFFVVCEGESVTQVASIADNIQMRLKRELSEHPKSVNGGLVAKWVCLDYFDTIIHVFYPETRAFYELEDLWSDGEFTTYEDV
- a CDS encoding spore photoproduct lyase family protein, whose product is MNQLHDAPHVSAQLPLDHAEEPISQSVAPPVATFTQRANTIGRPAKLWKPKHVYFTAAAWEEEHGRRIAERLDQLGVNYERLSKNRLPRLKGNTVRETYQKSKNTLAIVNAPPSAMRLTPIPPSADWQFHLAKGCPAHCQYCYLAGSLPGAPITRVYGNLEQILENNVNYIQPGEGTTSFEASCYTDPLGLEHLTGSLSRTIEWFGTQPQATLRWVTKYDDVTPLLGLTHNGHTRSRISLNAEWVTRRLEGGTADLTARIEALRRLCGAGYKVGIVLAPIMPFPGWQESYVEVLDRTQEAVGEGCDVTFELITHRFTPGSKQVLLDWYPNTKLDLSEEGRRKKFNKFGGHKFVYQKEQLGELKEWMYREIGARFGEETILYFT